A stretch of the Mesorhizobium sp. Pch-S genome encodes the following:
- a CDS encoding autoinducer 2 ABC transporter substrate-binding protein, with product MLKHLARALAASAILAIATSAMAQDKPKVAFVPQLIGIPYFNAMEAGGKKAGADLGVDFVYTGPVDANPIDQLQIVQNLIDQGVNAISVSVLDASSIAPVVQAAETKGIKLFTSDSDAPDSGRAVYVAQATDEGLGYAIIDELVKKVGEDAKVGIVSGEATATNLNAWIGFMKKRAAEKYPKLVLLEPQFAGGTAQRAAQISSDLIAANPDLKALIAVASSTCPGVAQAIETAGKVGKVVGTGYCSPNTARSYIKSGAFGFSVLWDPSQLGYLTVWAGKQLIDGKKFEASNTVPGFAEPVTYDAEKGILLLGPPAIFTAENVDKFDF from the coding sequence ATGCTGAAACATCTCGCACGGGCCCTGGCAGCTTCGGCGATACTTGCGATTGCCACCTCAGCGATGGCGCAGGACAAGCCCAAGGTGGCCTTCGTCCCGCAGCTCATTGGCATCCCCTATTTCAACGCGATGGAAGCCGGCGGCAAGAAGGCTGGCGCCGATCTCGGCGTCGACTTCGTCTACACCGGTCCGGTCGATGCAAATCCGATCGACCAGCTACAGATCGTGCAGAACCTGATCGACCAGGGTGTCAACGCCATCTCGGTCAGCGTGCTCGACGCGTCGAGCATCGCGCCGGTCGTGCAGGCTGCCGAGACAAAGGGCATCAAACTGTTCACCAGCGACAGCGATGCCCCCGACAGCGGCCGCGCCGTCTATGTGGCGCAGGCGACCGATGAAGGGCTCGGCTATGCCATCATCGACGAACTGGTCAAAAAAGTCGGCGAAGACGCCAAGGTCGGCATCGTTTCCGGCGAGGCGACCGCCACCAACCTGAACGCCTGGATCGGCTTCATGAAGAAGCGGGCCGCGGAGAAATACCCCAAGCTCGTTCTGCTCGAGCCGCAGTTCGCCGGCGGTACGGCGCAGCGCGCCGCGCAGATATCGAGCGATCTGATCGCCGCCAACCCCGACCTCAAGGCCCTGATCGCGGTGGCCTCCAGCACCTGCCCCGGCGTGGCGCAGGCGATCGAGACCGCCGGCAAGGTCGGCAAGGTGGTTGGCACCGGCTACTGCAGCCCCAACACCGCACGCTCCTACATCAAGAGCGGCGCCTTCGGCTTCAGTGTCCTGTGGGATCCCTCGCAGCTCGGCTATCTCACCGTATGGGCAGGCAAGCAGCTGATCGACGGAAAGAAATTCGAGGCATCGAACACAGTGCCGGGTTTTGCCGAACCCGTCACCTACGACGCCGAAAAGGGCATCCTGCTGCTCGGGCCGCCGGCGATCTTCACCGCCGAGAATGTCGACAAGTTCGACTTCTGA
- a CDS encoding 3'-5' exonuclease — translation MKTAIVFDCEFLCAEGSQRRFWCGAHDPDPVIAQIGAVKLGLEGSYPILDTHRSYIRPMDRFGRPYDIDPFFSRLTGITPEEIAARGVPLGQALRDVDAFSDGATLWSWGKDELNMVAISCYVEGIAPTIPAQRFDNAVKLLLAAGMPIEDLARTPSNKLAEYYGVDHPPLQGHDALDDALSVAYALQHLLLAGKLNPSAFG, via the coding sequence ATGAAAACCGCGATCGTCTTCGACTGCGAATTCCTGTGCGCGGAGGGCTCGCAGCGCCGGTTCTGGTGTGGCGCCCACGACCCCGATCCGGTCATCGCACAGATCGGAGCGGTAAAACTCGGCCTGGAGGGCTCGTATCCGATCCTGGACACGCACAGATCCTACATTCGTCCAATGGACCGCTTCGGCCGGCCATACGACATCGACCCGTTCTTTTCCCGGCTGACAGGAATAACGCCGGAAGAAATCGCCGCGCGAGGCGTTCCGCTCGGCCAGGCTCTACGGGACGTCGACGCGTTTTCGGATGGAGCGACGCTCTGGTCCTGGGGCAAGGACGAACTGAACATGGTCGCCATCAGTTGCTATGTCGAGGGTATCGCGCCGACAATCCCGGCCCAGCGATTCGACAACGCGGTAAAGCTGCTGCTGGCGGCCGGCATGCCGATCGAAGATCTGGCCAGGACCCCGAGCAACAAGCTGGCGGAATATTACGGCGTCGATCACCCACCGCTGCAGGGTCACGATGCGCTCGATGATGCCCTGTCGGTCGCCTACGCGCTGCAGCACCTGCTGCTCGCCGGGAAATTGAATCCCTCGGCCTTTGGCTGA
- a CDS encoding ATP-binding cassette domain-containing protein, whose translation MSEAFLVAKGIAKRFGGLTALSNVDLEIRAGEVLALLGDNGAGKSTFIKVLAGAHPPSDGQILVAGQPVSFASPKDAAASGIATIFQELALSENLSISENVYLGRELRHSVLGIPFLRRKEMKQRVAELLKELDAHISDPEAPVGSLSGGQRQSVAICRALNLNAKLVIMDEPTAALAVAETRKVLTLIRKLAERGCAVVLISHNISDVFEVADRMVVFRRGRKVAERLRAETEPEEIVALITGAHPDVRALEKTQ comes from the coding sequence ATGTCCGAAGCATTCCTGGTTGCCAAAGGCATCGCCAAACGTTTCGGCGGCCTGACGGCGCTTTCGAATGTCGATCTCGAAATCCGCGCCGGAGAGGTTCTCGCCCTGCTGGGCGACAACGGGGCCGGCAAATCCACTTTCATCAAGGTTCTGGCCGGAGCGCACCCTCCAAGCGATGGCCAGATCCTCGTCGCGGGGCAGCCGGTGTCCTTCGCCTCCCCGAAGGACGCGGCTGCCTCCGGCATCGCCACGATTTTCCAGGAGCTGGCGCTCTCGGAAAACCTGTCAATCTCGGAAAACGTCTATCTCGGCCGTGAGCTGAGGCATTCGGTGCTCGGCATTCCTTTCCTGCGGCGCAAGGAAATGAAGCAGCGGGTCGCCGAGCTGCTGAAGGAGCTCGACGCCCATATCTCTGACCCGGAAGCGCCCGTGGGCAGTCTTTCCGGCGGCCAGCGTCAGTCGGTTGCAATTTGCCGCGCTCTCAATCTGAACGCGAAGCTGGTCATCATGGACGAGCCGACGGCCGCGCTCGCCGTCGCAGAAACCCGCAAGGTGCTCACCTTGATCCGCAAGCTCGCCGAACGCGGCTGCGCGGTCGTGCTGATCAGCCACAACATTTCCGATGTATTCGAGGTCGCCGACCGCATGGTCGTGTTCCGGCGCGGACGCAAGGTTGCGGAACGGCTGCGTGCCGAGACCGAACCGGAGGAAATCGTTGCTCTCATAACAGGCGCTCACCCCGACGTGCGGGCGCTTGAAAAAACACAATGA
- a CDS encoding acyltransferase, with the protein MNKLYGIQYLRAVAALGVVVFHAAERSGGHFTIGAAGVDVFFVVSGFIMWVLAEVRQPSPTAFLRERVERIVPLYWIATAVMVAGGLAGLFPKMKLTAFHVFGSFAFIPHVSPSDGGTWPVLVQGWTLNYEMFFYILFAAVLFLPAARRFPALALLFGTLVAIGLVVQPDGAVLRTYTSPLMAEFLIGAAIGKLWLANRMPPAALGVPLIVASAAGFALVGFGYLPFGPAALAPLSGMLLVGFLCLEKAGRVRHMRVPTYLGDASYSIYLWHTIAISVAVKASGMTGLSALPAFVLSIGAGTVAGLVCHELLEKPIAAWFKARRHRARVRYAG; encoded by the coding sequence ATGAACAAGCTTTACGGCATCCAGTACCTGCGTGCCGTCGCGGCGCTGGGAGTGGTCGTCTTCCATGCCGCCGAGCGCAGTGGCGGTCATTTCACCATCGGCGCTGCCGGCGTCGATGTTTTCTTCGTCGTCTCGGGCTTCATCATGTGGGTGCTGGCCGAGGTGCGGCAGCCCTCGCCAACGGCTTTCCTGAGGGAGCGGGTCGAGCGCATCGTGCCGCTCTACTGGATCGCGACCGCCGTGATGGTGGCAGGGGGGCTCGCCGGCCTCTTCCCCAAGATGAAGCTCACGGCCTTCCATGTCTTCGGCTCGTTCGCCTTCATCCCGCATGTGTCTCCAAGCGATGGCGGGACATGGCCTGTTCTGGTGCAGGGCTGGACGCTGAACTACGAGATGTTCTTCTACATCCTGTTCGCGGCAGTCCTGTTCCTGCCAGCAGCAAGGCGGTTCCCGGCATTGGCATTGCTGTTCGGTACACTGGTCGCCATCGGCCTGGTCGTTCAGCCGGATGGCGCGGTGCTGCGCACCTACACGAGCCCGCTGATGGCGGAATTCCTCATCGGTGCAGCGATCGGCAAGTTGTGGCTGGCAAACCGAATGCCGCCAGCCGCGCTGGGAGTTCCGCTGATCGTTGCATCGGCAGCCGGCTTTGCGCTGGTCGGCTTCGGCTATCTTCCGTTCGGGCCGGCCGCGCTCGCGCCGCTGTCAGGTATGCTCCTGGTCGGGTTTTTGTGTCTCGAAAAGGCTGGTCGTGTGCGGCACATGCGGGTTCCGACCTATCTCGGCGACGCCTCCTATTCGATCTATCTCTGGCACACGATTGCGATCTCGGTGGCCGTCAAGGCGAGTGGGATGACAGGCCTGTCGGCGCTGCCTGCCTTCGTCCTTTCAATTGGCGCCGGCACCGTTGCGGGTCTGGTCTGCCACGAATTGCTGGAGAAACCGATCGCTGCCTGGTTCAAGGCGCGACGTCACCGCGCACGCGTTCGCTATGCCGGGTAA
- a CDS encoding ABC transporter permease produces MRRLNQAMSMLTGRELILLAACVVLTIAFASASPVFATPENAATIMRNSVELLLIGLGMTLLLAMGGIDVSIGVVMGLSAIAVGRALGANFDPALAAVIGPLTGALLGLVTAAVVVLGRIPAIVGTLGLLGIYRTAIFVVLGGQWLSGLPTGLTEMLGAGLGGVPLSFWMIALAYLAVWLALRRTPFGLHLLAIGNSEEKARLAGISVVKVRFAAFVISGMLAGLAATFYVATYRNVEMSTGSTLALDAIAAVVLGGTSILGGRCSLIGTVLGVLLLRILQNGLLLVGVPSLSQTVVTGGLLIAVLSLEVLAGRLSFSKMGWASR; encoded by the coding sequence ATGCGCCGCCTGAACCAGGCCATGTCCATGCTGACAGGCCGCGAGCTTATTCTGCTCGCGGCATGCGTGGTCCTGACCATCGCGTTTGCGTCCGCGTCACCCGTGTTCGCAACGCCGGAGAATGCCGCGACCATCATGCGCAACAGCGTCGAGCTGCTCCTGATCGGTCTTGGCATGACGCTGCTGCTTGCCATGGGTGGCATCGACGTTTCGATCGGCGTCGTCATGGGGCTGTCGGCCATCGCCGTCGGCCGTGCCCTCGGCGCCAACTTCGATCCGGCGCTGGCTGCAGTGATCGGGCCTCTGACCGGCGCGCTGCTCGGCCTTGTGACGGCAGCCGTGGTGGTGCTCGGCCGCATTCCGGCAATTGTCGGCACACTCGGCCTGCTCGGCATCTATCGCACGGCGATATTCGTGGTGCTGGGCGGGCAATGGCTCTCCGGCCTGCCGACAGGCCTCACTGAGATGCTCGGTGCCGGGCTTGGCGGCGTTCCGCTGTCCTTCTGGATGATCGCGCTGGCTTATCTTGCCGTATGGCTGGCCTTGCGGCGCACGCCCTTCGGCCTGCATCTGCTTGCCATCGGCAACTCCGAGGAGAAGGCGAGGCTTGCCGGCATCTCCGTGGTCAAGGTGCGCTTTGCAGCCTTTGTCATCAGCGGCATGCTGGCCGGACTTGCGGCAACCTTCTACGTCGCGACCTATAGAAACGTCGAAATGAGCACCGGCAGCACGCTGGCTCTCGATGCGATCGCCGCGGTGGTGCTGGGCGGCACGAGCATTCTCGGCGGGCGCTGCTCCCTGATCGGAACCGTGCTCGGGGTGCTTTTGCTGCGCATCCTGCAGAACGGTCTGCTGCTGGTCGGGGTGCCGTCGCTCTCGCAGACGGTCGTCACCGGCGGCCTGCTGATTGCCGTGCTCAGCCTCGAGGTCCTTGCCGGCCGCCTGTCTTTCTCGAAAATGGGATGGGCCAGCAGATGA
- a CDS encoding LacI family DNA-binding transcriptional regulator, with product MSGSRSSGNGRPTIRDVAREAGVSIGTVSAVINERGQVAEETRRHVQRFIAELGFEPNNTARSLKSRRISSIGFVVPDLDNPFFAAVAEGVQRGIGDNDILLMLCITWSQTEREEYFARILRTQRLDGVIYLTGTGLPSSSLLELARAGSVVFVDEVLPGIDVPFVSSNNLAGARAVARHVIDQGHRRIAIVGGPPRLWTSEQRLAGFRESLAAAAIDTDAAPYVAGDYSERSGYLAAERFLAGPRKHWPTAILCANDLMAIGVMRYCREHDVTIPDELSITGFDDIAAAELLQPALTTVAQPGLEMGRAAAELLLHRTGVRPEPPATTHFQTSVRIRNSVTGAAS from the coding sequence ATGAGTGGATCGAGATCTTCGGGCAACGGCCGGCCAACCATTCGCGACGTGGCGCGGGAGGCGGGCGTTTCGATCGGTACTGTCAGTGCCGTCATCAACGAACGCGGGCAGGTCGCCGAGGAAACCAGGCGCCATGTGCAGCGCTTCATCGCAGAACTCGGCTTCGAGCCGAACAACACCGCCCGGAGCCTGAAGAGCCGGCGCATCTCTTCGATTGGTTTTGTCGTGCCTGATCTCGACAACCCTTTCTTCGCCGCGGTGGCGGAGGGCGTGCAGCGCGGCATCGGCGACAACGATATCCTCCTGATGCTGTGCATCACCTGGTCACAGACCGAGCGCGAGGAGTATTTCGCACGCATCCTGCGCACGCAGCGGCTGGACGGCGTCATCTACCTCACCGGCACGGGCCTTCCGAGTTCATCGCTTCTCGAACTGGCCCGCGCCGGATCGGTCGTGTTCGTCGATGAAGTGTTGCCCGGCATCGACGTGCCTTTCGTGTCGAGCAACAATCTGGCTGGCGCCCGCGCTGTCGCCAGGCATGTCATCGATCAGGGACATAGGCGCATCGCGATCGTTGGTGGACCGCCGCGGCTCTGGACCAGCGAGCAGCGGCTGGCGGGCTTTCGCGAGTCGCTGGCGGCAGCCGCCATCGATACCGACGCGGCGCCCTATGTCGCCGGCGACTACAGCGAGCGCTCCGGCTATCTGGCCGCGGAGCGTTTCCTGGCTGGTCCGCGCAAGCACTGGCCCACCGCCATCCTGTGCGCCAACGACCTGATGGCCATCGGCGTGATGCGGTATTGCCGCGAGCACGATGTCACCATTCCGGACGAACTGAGCATCACGGGTTTCGACGACATCGCTGCCGCCGAATTGCTGCAGCCTGCGCTGACCACCGTGGCGCAGCCAGGGCTGGAGATGGGGCGCGCTGCGGCCGAGCTGTTGTTGCACCGCACCGGTGTCAGGCCGGAGCCGCCGGCAACCACGCATTTCCAGACATCGGTCCGCATCCGCAATTCAGTGACCGGAGCCGCGTCCTGA
- a CDS encoding ArgE/DapE family deacylase, whose protein sequence is MASIEERIAERVEARGDHIVETLSALVSFPSIVMSDPTKAGPGERDCQLYLQARLEKLGFTTDLWDPDGPALYEKYKGRPGANKGRTFEGRPNLGGTLKGTGGGKSIMLTGHIDVVPPGAREHWQTDPFEPVLKDGFLHGRGTVDMKGGVACMLMAVEILKELDIPLSGDIVFTTVVDEEIGGMGSLAMVDRGFRADAGIMTEPTANRIAPLCHGILWGRIILDGIGGHAELTPNAWYSSGPVDAVQLCRQMLDGIDILNRRWMFDPRKTHPLMDMPNQIMVTQINAGEHPSSTAGRAEIIIDAQYLPHEKDEFALGGAVKREIEEHVANVCQADPYLRAHPARVEWILDADCAEVPADHPFVQTFQGAVGAARLSPKLSGFGAHSDIGLPTGLGNTPTVNFGPGDPAQSHQPNERVSVRDLIDCTKAIALTIERWCR, encoded by the coding sequence ATGGCGTCCATCGAAGAAAGAATTGCCGAACGGGTCGAGGCGCGCGGCGACCACATCGTCGAGACGCTGAGTGCGCTGGTTTCCTTCCCGTCGATCGTCATGTCCGATCCGACCAAGGCTGGTCCGGGCGAACGCGACTGCCAGCTCTATCTGCAGGCACGACTGGAAAAACTCGGCTTCACCACCGACCTGTGGGATCCGGACGGCCCCGCGCTCTATGAGAAATACAAGGGAAGGCCCGGCGCCAACAAGGGCCGCACTTTCGAGGGTCGCCCCAATCTCGGCGGAACGCTGAAAGGCACCGGCGGCGGCAAGTCGATCATGCTGACCGGGCACATCGATGTCGTGCCGCCGGGCGCACGCGAGCACTGGCAGACAGATCCGTTCGAGCCCGTGCTCAAGGACGGCTTCCTGCATGGTCGCGGCACCGTCGACATGAAGGGCGGCGTCGCCTGCATGCTGATGGCGGTCGAGATCCTGAAGGAGCTCGATATCCCGCTCTCCGGAGATATCGTCTTCACCACGGTCGTCGACGAGGAGATCGGTGGCATGGGCTCGCTTGCCATGGTCGATCGCGGCTTCCGCGCCGATGCCGGCATCATGACCGAGCCCACCGCGAACCGCATCGCGCCGCTCTGCCACGGTATCCTGTGGGGCCGTATCATCCTCGACGGCATCGGCGGCCATGCCGAGCTGACACCCAATGCATGGTATTCCAGCGGGCCTGTCGACGCTGTGCAGCTGTGCCGGCAGATGCTCGACGGCATCGACATCCTCAACCGCCGCTGGATGTTCGATCCCCGCAAGACACATCCGCTGATGGACATGCCGAACCAGATCATGGTGACGCAGATCAATGCCGGCGAACATCCTTCCTCCACCGCGGGGCGCGCAGAGATCATCATCGACGCCCAGTACCTGCCGCACGAGAAGGACGAGTTCGCCCTGGGTGGCGCGGTCAAGCGCGAGATCGAGGAGCACGTCGCCAATGTCTGCCAGGCGGATCCCTACCTGCGCGCGCATCCGGCGCGGGTGGAATGGATCCTCGACGCGGACTGCGCCGAGGTGCCGGCCGACCATCCATTCGTGCAGACCTTCCAGGGTGCAGTCGGAGCCGCCAGACTATCGCCGAAACTGTCTGGCTTCGGTGCACATTCGGATATCGGCCTGCCAACCGGGCTCGGCAACACGCCGACCGTCAATTTCGGCCCTGGCGATCCCGCGCAGTCGCATCAGCCGAACGAACGCGTGTCAGTGCGCGATCTCATCGACTGCACCAAGGCCATAGCGCTGACCATCGAGCGCTGGTGCCGGTAG
- a CDS encoding glutamine amidotransferase encodes MSNTKKKVLLVGETWLSSATHFKGFDQFGSVTFHSGAEPLIKALEGSAFDLTHMPAHEAVEKLPFDLDGLNAYDAILLSDIGASSLLLHPDVWLHGKTVPNRLRLLKEWTAQGGGLAMIGGYFSFQGIDGRARWRRTPVEDVLPVECLPYDDRLEIPEGFSAVVDANSNHPILNGLEGEWPLLLGANEVRLKPEAGIEVLASLPEDQGGHPLLVTGTFENGRTLAWMSDVSPHWLPASFSNWPGYTTLWRNALGWLTRL; translated from the coding sequence TTGTCCAACACGAAGAAGAAAGTGCTGCTCGTCGGTGAGACCTGGTTGAGTTCGGCCACCCACTTCAAGGGCTTCGACCAGTTCGGCAGCGTCACCTTTCATTCCGGCGCCGAGCCCCTGATCAAGGCGCTTGAGGGCAGCGCCTTCGACCTCACCCACATGCCGGCGCACGAGGCTGTCGAGAAGCTGCCTTTCGACCTCGACGGCCTGAATGCCTATGACGCGATCCTGCTTTCCGACATCGGCGCTTCGTCGCTGCTGCTGCATCCCGATGTCTGGCTGCATGGCAAGACGGTGCCCAACAGGCTCAGGCTGCTGAAGGAATGGACGGCGCAAGGCGGTGGCCTGGCGATGATCGGCGGCTATTTCTCCTTCCAGGGCATCGATGGCCGCGCACGCTGGCGCCGTACGCCGGTCGAGGATGTACTGCCGGTGGAATGCCTGCCTTACGATGACCGCCTTGAGATCCCCGAAGGTTTCAGCGCGGTCGTCGACGCCAACAGCAACCACCCGATCCTGAATGGGCTGGAGGGTGAGTGGCCGCTGCTGCTCGGCGCTAACGAGGTGCGCCTGAAGCCGGAGGCCGGCATCGAAGTCCTGGCCAGCCTGCCCGAAGACCAGGGTGGCCATCCGCTGCTGGTTACCGGGACGTTCGAAAACGGCCGCACGCTGGCCTGGATGTCCGATGTCAGCCCGCACTGGCTTCCGGCATCCTTTTCGAACTGGCCGGGTTACACCACCTTGTGGCGCAATGCGCTTGGCTGGTTGACCCGCCTCTGA
- a CDS encoding ABC transporter permease, producing the protein MSRLRSLHGPALVLAILAALWVVVLGGLFVLKPTALSAATVTTVLQFSTILALAALGQALVILAGGAGIDLSVGGTVSLSAILAMLALKAGMPPLLLPVACIVAGLLLGLFNGLLVTRLAILPLIATLGTFFAYSGLALALTGGAPQPGVPQWLLPWGRGTVGGIPLPFVSAALPAFVLAGIVLVFTAWGRWIYAMGFNERSARLVGIPVDRTRLILYGLSGMLAGVAGLVSLAWFGSGRPNIGQNLELESLTAAMLGGIAIFGGRGGVGGVLAAVVLLVTLKTGLLQLNVNTVWQVGIVGALLIFVLLADRLSQRWR; encoded by the coding sequence ATGAGCCGCTTGCGCAGTCTTCACGGGCCGGCGCTGGTGCTGGCCATCCTCGCGGCCCTGTGGGTGGTGGTTCTTGGCGGCCTGTTCGTGCTCAAGCCGACAGCGCTGAGTGCCGCCACGGTGACCACGGTCCTCCAGTTCTCGACGATCCTGGCGCTCGCCGCGCTTGGCCAGGCGCTGGTCATCCTCGCCGGTGGCGCCGGCATCGATCTTTCCGTCGGCGGCACCGTCTCCCTTTCGGCGATCCTCGCCATGCTTGCCCTCAAGGCAGGAATGCCGCCTCTGCTCCTGCCGGTCGCCTGTATCGTCGCGGGGCTGCTGCTCGGACTTTTCAATGGCCTTCTGGTCACGCGTCTTGCCATCCTTCCGTTGATTGCCACCCTGGGAACCTTCTTTGCCTATTCCGGCCTGGCGCTGGCGCTTACCGGTGGCGCACCGCAGCCGGGCGTGCCGCAATGGCTGCTGCCGTGGGGGCGCGGCACGGTGGGCGGCATTCCGCTGCCCTTCGTCTCGGCGGCGTTGCCGGCCTTCGTGCTCGCCGGCATCGTGCTCGTGTTCACCGCCTGGGGCCGCTGGATCTATGCGATGGGCTTCAACGAACGCTCCGCGCGCCTGGTCGGCATCCCGGTCGATCGCACGCGTCTCATCCTCTATGGGCTGAGCGGCATGCTCGCCGGCGTGGCCGGACTGGTATCGCTGGCATGGTTCGGCAGCGGACGACCCAATATCGGCCAGAACCTCGAACTGGAATCGCTGACCGCAGCCATGCTCGGTGGCATCGCCATCTTCGGTGGCCGCGGCGGCGTCGGTGGCGTGCTCGCCGCCGTGGTCCTGCTGGTCACGCTCAAGACCGGGCTGCTGCAACTCAACGTCAACACGGTCTGGCAGGTCGGCATCGTCGGCGCGCTGCTGATCTTCGTGCTTCTCGCCGACCGCCTTTCACAACGCTGGAGATGA
- a CDS encoding O-antigen ligase yields the protein MKIAKALLVNPDRNFWYGAVAVAVSIFVFAYSTRFGQVSILAYYACWLPLVLVDYKRALGDYRRFFWIIAFAVLACLSMFWSAAPGVTARAGVQLLSHVVCALIAARTVSVRTLNIGALGGILMVVLFSVAFGQYNLDPIDGTYSFVGAFSSKNQLGLFSSLGIYFAFTAVAVQHERGLWRLLAICCGLLCAYTLLAAQSATSVLAIGATLAMLISLKLAMLFSPSARKGGLVAGMAIGLLLIFVGLNMGAADAVLGAFGKDSTLTGRTYLWQQGWEAAMQSPWFGIGYQGYWVQGFSEAERLWQEFYIGSRSGFHFHNTYIEVLVELGLAGILAIAVLMVRVPFGLLLRLVDARRDPASFTLLGVAVMFLIRSFVEVDVINPYVVGSFLVYYAAGQLVLPQRVSHLATTTRLLRQGAA from the coding sequence GTGAAGATCGCCAAAGCATTGCTTGTGAATCCCGACCGCAACTTCTGGTACGGCGCCGTTGCGGTCGCAGTCTCGATCTTCGTGTTCGCCTATTCGACCCGCTTCGGCCAGGTTTCGATTCTGGCTTATTATGCCTGCTGGCTGCCACTCGTGCTGGTCGACTACAAACGGGCGCTGGGCGACTATCGTCGCTTTTTCTGGATCATCGCTTTCGCGGTTCTTGCCTGCCTTTCCATGTTCTGGTCGGCGGCGCCCGGAGTGACGGCGCGTGCCGGGGTGCAACTGCTCTCGCATGTCGTCTGCGCGCTGATTGCGGCGCGCACCGTTTCGGTGCGCACGCTCAATATCGGTGCGCTCGGCGGCATCCTGATGGTGGTGCTGTTTTCCGTTGCCTTCGGCCAATACAATCTGGACCCGATCGACGGCACCTACAGTTTTGTCGGCGCGTTCTCGTCCAAGAACCAGCTCGGCCTGTTCTCCTCGCTCGGCATCTACTTCGCCTTCACGGCAGTCGCCGTCCAGCACGAGCGTGGCCTCTGGCGATTGCTGGCGATCTGCTGCGGCTTGCTGTGTGCGTACACTTTGCTCGCCGCTCAATCGGCGACCTCGGTGCTTGCGATCGGAGCGACGCTCGCCATGCTGATTTCGCTGAAGCTGGCGATGCTGTTTTCACCCTCTGCCCGCAAGGGCGGGTTGGTGGCAGGCATGGCGATCGGCCTGCTGCTCATCTTTGTCGGGCTCAACATGGGAGCGGCCGACGCGGTGCTTGGCGCTTTCGGCAAGGATTCGACCCTGACGGGCCGCACCTATCTGTGGCAGCAGGGTTGGGAAGCTGCCATGCAATCCCCCTGGTTCGGAATCGGCTACCAGGGCTATTGGGTGCAGGGATTTTCCGAGGCCGAACGACTCTGGCAGGAATTCTACATCGGCTCCCGCAGCGGCTTCCACTTCCACAACACCTATATCGAGGTGCTGGTGGAGCTCGGTCTCGCGGGTATCCTCGCCATCGCGGTGCTGATGGTGCGTGTTCCTTTCGGCCTGCTGCTGCGTCTGGTCGATGCACGGCGGGATCCGGCGTCCTTCACCTTGCTCGGCGTTGCGGTGATGTTCCTGATCCGCTCCTTCGTCGAGGTCGACGTCATCAATCCTTACGTCGTCGGTTCCTTCCTGGTCTATTATGCGGCAGGACAGCTGGTGCTGCCCCAGCGTGTTTCCCATCTTGCGACGACGACACGCTTGCTGCGGCAGGGCGCGGCATGA
- a CDS encoding LysR substrate-binding domain-containing protein translates to MVRRYYNLPSLIALAAFEAAARHLSLTKAAEELNVTVGAVSKQIRMLEEEVGNPLFLRRHRALELTREGETMAAALKEGFERISSTFRQVKTSGGQSSVTIGCTMAMAHLWLMPRMSAFWGSHQDIAVDHVISDHPRGLDRPDIDLRLRYGNGEWPDELSARLYDDRIFAVASPAFAREHAVETLDDLAQLQLLSVEGMDWSWTTWADFFRELGCPNRRLNVRRFNSHVIALQAARSGQGAVLGWASLVRPLIESGDLVQLSSAEIAAPHSYFVTWSARRPLSRQAGLLRDWLLSLDD, encoded by the coding sequence ATGGTTCGCCGCTACTACAACCTTCCGTCGCTGATCGCGCTCGCAGCTTTCGAGGCAGCGGCGCGTCATCTCAGTCTCACCAAGGCGGCCGAGGAACTCAACGTGACGGTCGGCGCGGTATCCAAGCAGATACGCATGCTGGAGGAGGAGGTTGGCAACCCGCTGTTCCTGCGCCGTCACCGCGCACTCGAGCTGACGCGCGAAGGTGAGACGATGGCGGCAGCTCTCAAGGAAGGGTTCGAGCGGATCTCATCCACCTTTCGGCAGGTCAAGACGTCGGGCGGGCAGTCCAGCGTCACCATCGGATGCACCATGGCGATGGCTCATCTGTGGCTGATGCCGCGCATGAGCGCTTTCTGGGGCAGCCATCAGGACATCGCCGTCGATCATGTGATCTCCGACCATCCGCGCGGCCTCGATCGCCCCGACATCGATCTCAGGCTTCGTTACGGCAATGGTGAGTGGCCGGACGAACTGTCGGCCAGGCTTTATGACGATCGTATCTTCGCTGTCGCCAGTCCGGCGTTTGCGCGCGAGCATGCCGTCGAGACGCTCGACGACCTGGCTCAGTTGCAACTGCTTTCCGTCGAAGGCATGGACTGGAGCTGGACCACCTGGGCGGATTTCTTTCGCGAACTCGGCTGTCCCAACCGGCGTCTCAACGTCAGGCGCTTCAACAGCCACGTCATCGCGCTGCAGGCGGCGCGCAGCGGGCAGGGAGCCGTGCTTGGCTGGGCGAGTCTGGTGCGGCCGCTGATCGAAAGCGGCGACCTGGTGCAGCTCAGCTCCGCTGAAATCGCTGCACCGCATTCCTACTTCGTCACCTGGAGTGCGCGCCGCCCGCTCAGTCGTCAGGCCGGCCTGTTGCGCGACTGGCTGCTCTCGCTCGACGATTGA